ATGTTCTTGACTGCAAGGGGTCACGTTGTGTTTCTCTTCCTCCCAtgatgtcattttatttatttcctcataaatatacccagcgGTTGCTATTGGTTTTAGTTCGTATCTTtaatgatagtatgtcagttgtaattgtaattttgcaaagaaatagtgctaggaaaaaaaatcatgtataatcTGATAAAGTTAGGTACTGCATTTTCAGTCTTggtaaattaacatatatattttataaatatactcagaatttgtaaCCAATTGATTTTGGTTcttttctgttttgatattgtatgagctgtaattataattttacataaaattatttattaaaaaaagttataacttggtaaaatttacgattgtcttgtaaagaGGCCTTGGTAACTTCTCATGGAAGTTAGGGACAggtttttagaatttgttttcttacaccatgtgcatatgcatatcttcctctttcattgattttttttttaattggctgaCCTCAATTTCCTTGGCATGGGGTACTGCATATGTTTTGTTTAGCCCAATTTTAAGGGTTAAACTAACAACAATAAACtgcatttttcacaatgaaaatgtTTATCAGCATTGGGTTGGTTCAAGTATTTATAGTTTAAAGGATTAAATCCAATTGTAAGTTAACTATTTTGGTATTTCCAGTGTAATTTGCTCATCAGTTAAGGAAAAACTCTATatgtattttcaagattttttttaacgtttatcATTACTTCTAGTTCATTCATTATATAGCTCATTCTTGTGTGAAAGTAAGTCAGTTGAGAAATGTATTCTCCTGAATAAAACCTTtgatgtttcaattttttttttttttttttttttttctctatgaatttaaaattacttgTTAACCCTTAAGAGATTTTTGGGGAGAAGTCCAAAACTTATTGCCAGCAAAACACCAGCCGTTCTGGCCCACTGCTTAAGAGCTTTAAAGGCAATTTTCTAATATTGCTGATTGTAAATTTTTTTGTGGCAGATAGAAGGCTACATTTGGTGTTATATTGAAGACTAAATAGTAATTTAAAACTATGTAACATTAACTATTAAACATGGGAGACCGATGCAGTGGAGCGATCTGCTTCgagagttaaagtgaaagatggaattaaaaattatgaagagaacagaaagcagcatctggagaaccgtagagctgcaagacaagctcgtcaggtccatccacagcctccactcccacctaacaacacatgccccaattgtgacagagtatgtggctcgagaattggtctcattagccacataagaacccatcaATAACCACAACCCAGAGCATTCATACTCGAATCAagtgatagccatgatgatgatgagtaaTTGTACTTTATGGTGTAATGTGTGAAGATGTAAAACAATATAGTAATTATAGTCAGAAAGATGCACTTGAAATTAACTGAGAAGACaaaattttttatgtttcattattgAAAAGATTATATGCAATTCTATTTTCCACTGTGAAAAGAATCCAGTAAATTTTTACTAGATAAACATGTACATATGGCATTacaaaattaggaaaaaagacaacccatatttattttctattttgggcTAGTTTCGTAATAATTTACTTTGAACAGCCCCTACTTGCATTGTAGATGGTTGAACCATCCCCAGAATTCTTCAGATGTCATCCAGAtgatatatattcttcaaatagtTATGACTGATATAATCCTCTATTAACAGATGACATTATTTGATATCATTGAAATCTCAAGAAATGTTTGATTATTATTTGATATCCTCAAAATCTCTAAGGGTTaacagtgtattatatatacgtaatcaTAATGAAAATACAGTTTGCTTTATCATtcacgaaagaaaataaaaaatgttggcCATACATGGAGTTAATTagtaaataatgaaagaaagtgaCTTGCAACTCCCAACAATGCTTTACTGACCAACTCAAGTACATATAGATTTCTTTATACGTATAGCCCTTTTTGACAATTGGAATTCAATAAGTATTAAGTAAATTTAGGTAGCCAAATATGTCAAATAGTGTTTCATTAAACTTTACAAACTGAAAACTTTTGGTACTATGTGAATTTAGTCACTTTTGAAAGGTAAGATGTATTTTAAAGAGTAGGTGAATAATTCTCATAAGTTTTGGAAAATTTTCTTGTTCAgttcagtatttttcttttcaagtacAATAGTCTTGGTGATCACCATCCggtttctgttattttatttaagatgaaGTGTTACAGTACTGTACTATCTATGGGTATGTATTTCAGTAATTAGTTTTGCCATTTGCAGAGACaaagatttaaagaaaattataaatctaTCAAGTTGTTATTAATAATCGAAacctttttttgttaaaaataactcgGAGATAGCTTGCAGAGAAAGCatactaattttcttttttaattattaaataacctcagaaaaaattgtaattaatacagtagtaattagtttccatattttcaaaatatattctcTACAGCATCAGTTTCATAGCTTGAATAGGAAATCTAGAAATACTGATGTTGTTAGTAAATTTTGCTAAAGAAGTTTCTTagaatcaaaattaaatattatgatttttattttatataaaagcagGCTTGGGTTGAACCACAATATGTATTATAATTGAACTATGCAGTTAAATGTTTGCCTTTAAAAGTAATCATTTacatttagttatgaaaatatttttatgacaATTTCAGATATCAGTGACCTTATCACAGTTAAGTAGATGCTTAGGGATCATGTTACTTTGTGGACATGTAACTGTAGTTACAGTGTGTCTAATTATATCTCCTGTAATAATTTAATACTTGAAGAAGGCAATTGCtgagcattttttcattttttatatatagaattgtagaACTTGTCATTATATTTCCCAGAGCTGCTGCTGTTAAGTTTGTTATACAGCTCCATTTATTGTAGTGTAATTTTATTAGTTTCCTTAGTATATTTTGACACAGTGAATGATGTAGTGCTCATTTTATGTCTATTGGTtaaggtaatttttaaaaatattgctcAATGATTTTAAACCATTAAATTATACTTTGTAATTTGAATTCTTATAAAGTTGTAGCTGCAGTTTTAAAGTGTTTTAAGTGAATGTAATAATAGAATACAAGAAATAGCTGTAAGTagtttgtgttttgtattttacACACTGCTAATCTATCTTTTCTTTAGTAATCATGTGCATTGAAACTgctgtattaatataattaaatttttatgggctctttttgtAAGTTTGCATGTTGATTAATGCTGTGGTGATGTAACAAGTCTTAACTTTGCAGTTTTCCACTAACTGTTTGGATGTGGTGATGGTAGATATAGGTGTACTTGCAGTACATCTTGAATGGCTACAGTTAATGACATTGCATCACAAAACATTGCAAGTAGTTTTAGTTAACCCCTTTGCACCACTAACATCAAGTAATTGATTGGTGAGGACCTTTTCAAATGTTAATTCTTCCCTGGAAGATTACCCTAACAATGGATATCAGATGCTGGAAAGttagtgagattttttttttttatgcttgatgTACTGATTTATTTAAGATCACAGCGCTGAAAAGCACAACTGTATTTAAGAAGCACAGGAATTTCAGTAACTTCAGTCATTACTGCTGTGGTGTTTGAAAGATCCAGAGCTTTGTGACTCTTGACCCTGAGAAGAAAGTCTTCTACAGTAAATGgctccattttatttattatcatttgtaatttttaaaaatattttaatccttTATAACTGGGCAAATGTTAGTGAAGGTAACTTTTCATCTCATGTTTCTTTCCATTAAAATTCTAGAATTTTAACTTGagttaagaataaataaactttaagatAATTTGAAGAAAGTGACTAGAGTGGTGGTGAGCGGTGTTATTTCGTCCGCAGGTGAGGATGGTGGCCTGTCATCCCATGGAACAGCTGCCTATGAATCTACTTTGGATATGACTGATGTGATGGATATAAGTTGTGATCCACCAGGTCCATCATCATCCAGAACACGGTCATCCTGTACATCCCCATCAGTGTCACGTGTATCATCAAGGCCTTCATCACATATTGAAGAGGAAGTCCAAGCTGTTACAACACGTCTCCATCAAGTGGCAGTTACCCATTCAGGTTCAACAAGAGCATCACCCATGATAATGAGAACTCCAAGCCTAGAAGATAGCAGAGTCTTAACCTCATCAGCAGAAGAACTTTCAACTACTCTTAAATCAGGATTTAAAATGGTTGATACTGAAGAGTCTGCTTGGGTCCCCATAGAGACTCCCAGAATGAAGTCTTCGAGCCGCAGTCCTGACTTTGTACAGATTGATCATCCTCGGCCAGCTGTGAGATCAGGAAGACGGTCATCATCTACCAAAGAGACGTATTATTCACAAAGAAGTGAATCAAGAACCTCAGGAACAGAGGAGAAAATTGGTGAGATTGAATCCAGAATGTCTCCTAAAATATCCTTAGATGAAGGGAAAGGGTTGTCTGCAAAGGCAGATGTGAAGAGCAcattaaatgaaggaaatgatgcTGGAGAAAGCATGACAAATTCAGGTTCTACAAAATCTGCAAATGAGATAACGATCTCTTCCAGGCCATCAGGGGTGTCATCTAAAGAGCACTCTTTATCTCCTGTACCTTATGATAACAAAGGTGAAGAAGAAAGTTCACTTTCTAAAGAAAGTTCACTTTCTAAAGAGCAAGACAAAGGTGGAATGGAAGGAGGTCAGAATTTTAATGCATGGACAAGGAAAAGTTATGAGAGAGCTGTACAGAGGGAGCCCCTTAATTTTCAAGAGGAAGAATCATTTCCTGCATTAGTTGAGTTTTCTCCTACACCTGTTGACACAGCTTCAACATCAATTGAGCTTAAAGATTTCTCATCTGAGTCAAGGCAAGGTTATAAAACTAGAAAACCACCATCCTCTACAACATCAGAAGATGATTTATGGCTtagtacagaaaataaaaaagacaagaagaaaaagaaaaaacgaaatagGCAAAATTCCCCAGAAAATGCTCCATTGTCATCAGACTTGGCTTCTCTTGAAGCTCTTCCATCTCAGACAGCAATGCTCAACTCTGCTGGACCATCTGAATTCCAGGCTAAAGAACTGATTTCAGAGGAGGGTGAATCTCAAATGAAAGAGGTAACAGTCTCCAATCCAATTGAAATGGATATGGATGCTGATTATTTTCATGCAGCGGAGGAGTACCATGAGCCAGCTGTAGTGAAGAGTGTAAATTTTGAGGGAAAAtaccaatgtgattttttcactGAGCCACAGGGAGAAGAATTTCAAGAGGCTCGAGAGTCAGTCAATCAAAACTTGGAAGACTTCGAGCTCAAAGCAGATGAGGAAGATTCACAAGAAGCCATGCTTCGCTCTTTACATGATGACAATGATCTTGCTAAAGCATTAGAAGAAGCATATTCTTCTGATGATAATGGTCCTGCTCGAGCTAAACCCAAGGTTCGTACCCAGTCACGCTCACGACCAAGtagaacttcagaaatgtttcCTTTTAAAGAGGATACTTCTGATGAGGAAGATGAGGTAAGGTTGCGCCGTCGTGTAGTAGTTTCTGGAACTGTGAGTAGCATTACCAGTCAGTCTTCTGTAACAGATGAAGTAAGTACAGATGATCGTGGGGAAACAAGTGGAGATGACAAAGCAGAATCAAGTACAGATGACAGAAAAACTGCTACTAGTGAAAGTGATGTGGGGGCAAGCCCAAATCCACGTgcttcctcctcttcaaaaaacaaaaagaagaaaaaaaaaaagcggtagTGCACATTTGATCTTTTTAATTCTATCCATAGATGATGATCTTTTGCCTGTCACACCTTGAACCTATAATTATTAGAAGGCAGCCATACACTGGTACTTGTGATATTAATTTTAGATAACTGCTGGATGTGGTTATTCCTTGCTGAGCTGTGGGTATCTTAAGCCAGTCATTAGCACCTATAGAAAGAAACATTGAATAAGAACATGTGATGGAGTAATTATTTGTGAGTTGTACCAGTTATTAAGTACTGTTGGAAGAGGTATTTTTATAGGGTATCGTTATATTCAACCCATCACAAAGCAATATACATTTGACTACATAGTGAATTTCATATATTAGAAGCAATATATGGTGTAATGTGAAATATAGGAGTTGACTAGTGTATAAAGTTTAGTGCaacatgacaattttttttctatcactgacCATCCatgtttttaaatgatatttaggttttaaatctttaatttattgattttaacTTTTAAGTTTCTGATGTATGaagattttgatttttaactAATCTTTATTTGATAGGTACTGTATATTTGAAATGTAAAATCCTTCAATTATGAGtgttaaatattttgaatttgttcTGGTGAAATtagtaatattttcttatttgtctAATTGAGCTTGGCAGGTTTTTAGGTCTGCAGTTTATCGTTACTGCTTTTGGTGATCCTGCACTGACTGGTAGATGTTGCTTGCTGGCCCAATGACAATGATTTTTTGTTTAGTTGACTCATTGATTCAATCATATTTACTTTAGGTGCCTATGAGCTGTGAAGAGGATGTTTATAAGACACAAGTCTTGTTACATCAGTGTTTGTATAATTAATAGGTAAGGAGCCTTAGATGAAAAGGATAAAACTATGAAACACTTGCCATTGATCTCCTGTAGGTGTAcgataattatttgttattacaAAAATCAGTGATCCTTCATAAACTTAATCTTGGTATGGGTACCCCTGAGAAATGCTAGCGTTCTACTTAGAGAAAGTCCATGTGGGTTTTATGGGTTTAGCAGATATTCTTAGGGGTATTGTCTACaagtattttgtttgtaataaTCTGGTATTCTCAAGTTGCTTTGCACATTGTGTATTTTAGCAACCCTGTCCAAGTACTGtccttggtgttttttttttctctttttgtaaaAACTTGTGTGTTTTGAAGGATAAGATATGCCATTGTTGGAATTTCAGTccccctcattttttttaatatgaagcaAAATGTTAATTTTCCACTCTCCCCTTTTTCCTGTTGTTTATCTGCTTTCTTAAGTTACTTAAGGTATTTCAAATTAACTTATTTTTAAGACAAATGGTGTTCACaaatgacaaaaaaacaaaaacttatttttctacCTTTGTCCCAAAAGTGACTTTTGCTATTTTTA
The sequence above is a segment of the Macrobrachium nipponense isolate FS-2020 chromosome 2, ASM1510439v2, whole genome shotgun sequence genome. Coding sequences within it:
- the LOC135221033 gene encoding uncharacterized protein LOC135221033, with protein sequence MGQRQGSPAQQPPPTNLPTPGVVTVLDTQTVSTGEVNLLSSGTSSGIVAHFTAHHAAPVVALQFDPTGMLLVTADKQGHNFHLFRLQPHPLTSAQSAIHHLYTLHRGDTTAKVIDISFSLDSRWVAVSTHRGTTHVFPITPYGGNIGVRTHTSSCVVNRLSRFHRSAGLDDTPSSGRNSPVLSASPNASKSMFDLSPNLAYPNPRYPPYPTPTTVKPLVQLRQPLLQNLIGTISSGPSPSRSPPMSKTPRSPSGDDVIKVASVFGSPRGWLAGSPTVPRDKQRRIMDSLFIMAYHGNLLEYHLQPHAAAGIPQDKVTEDSPIELEVHASAQWALIRESTSGEIRPPLDLSSPLLAPLSPTRPRSLSPAHSFDHDDPEERWMAQVEIHTHAGPHRRLWMGPQFSFKSIPGGGSGHGVGVQGSYEGTPISAPSSGRPPRSSPVNMPGAGGANVPVLIEAGSLTGSHDQSPRLMERYSGDSDSFDPEIMMNQLRHDLADAMMDTQLPGNQSDTGGIRLPKYYRRLCSLQSLGPQLLGTIVLGEDGGLSSHGTAAYESTLDMTDVMDISCDPPGPSSSRTRSSCTSPSVSRVSSRPSSHIEEEVQAVTTRLHQVAVTHSGSTRASPMIMRTPSLEDSRVLTSSAEELSTTLKSGFKMVDTEESAWVPIETPRMKSSSRSPDFVQIDHPRPAVRSGRRSSSTKETYYSQRSESRTSGTEEKIGEIESRMSPKISLDEGKGLSAKADVKSTLNEGNDAGESMTNSGSTKSANEITISSRPSGVSSKEHSLSPVPYDNKGEEESSLSKESSLSKEQDKGGMEGGQNFNAWTRKSYERAVQREPLNFQEEESFPALVEFSPTPVDTASTSIELKDFSSESRQGYKTRKPPSSTTSEDDLWLSTENKKDKKKKKKRNRQNSPENAPLSSDLASLEALPSQTAMLNSAGPSEFQAKELISEEGESQMKEVTVSNPIEMDMDADYFHAAEEYHEPAVVKSVNFEGKYQCDFFTEPQGEEFQEARESVNQNLEDFELKADEEDSQEAMLRSLHDDNDLAKALEEAYSSDDNGPARAKPKVRTQSRSRPSRTSEMFPFKEDTSDEEDEVRLRRRVVVSGTVSSITSQSSVTDEVSTDDRGETSGDDKAESSTDDRKTATSESDVGASPNPRASSSSKNKKKKKKKR